From the genome of Nocardia mangyaensis:
GGTCAGCCGAACTTGATCTCCAGGCCGATGCCGAGGATGGCGATCACCCAGACGATGCCGACGAAGATGGTGAGCCGGGTGAGGTTCTTCTCGACCACGGTCGAGCCGGACAGGCTCGACTGGACGCCGCCACCGAACAGGCTGGACAAGCCTCCACCCTTGGCGCGATGCAACAGCACCAGCAGCACCAGCAGCAAGCTGGTGACGACGAGGAGGATATCGAGGAACAGCGACATGGCGTTCATCCTAGGTGGTGGACGGACTGCCGGTCTAACCAGGCTCGACCGCGACCAGGTGGGCCACGGTCTGCGGCCCCGCGGCGAAGTCGGCGACGGTCTGCTCGATCTCCTGGTCGCGCGCGGTGAGCCGGACCTGATGCTGGTGCATGTGCTCGGCCCAGGACCGCACCACGAACGCCTCGACGAACCGGTCGATGGTGCCGACATCGCGGTAGAGCCGCCATTCCATCGCCCCGGTCCGCTGCCGTGAGCGCCCGACCAGTGCCATCGCGGTGGTGAACTCCGCCACGCGTTCGGGTGGCACGTCGTAGCCGCGCATCACCAGCACCGGTCCGTCCTCGGGCTCGGGTTCGACGACGAGCTGCGGTTCCGGCCAGAACGCCGCCGGGGAGAGGTCGATGTCCTCGACGTTGTGCCTGATCGGCCACCACAGCGTGCTGACCGCGCAGCAGGCCAGCAGCGCGGCGGCGATCAGCAGCGCCGTCACCGCGCCGTAGGCGCCGGCGACCAGACCCCACAGCAGCGAGCCGATGGCCTGCCCGCCCATGAAGACCAGCATGTACACCGACAGCCCGCGGGCCCGCACCCAGGCTGGCAGCAGCAGCTGCATGGTCGAGTTCAGTGTCGACATGGCCAGCAGCCAGGCCAGGCCCGCGCCGACGAGCAGCACCACCACCACCGGCACACTCGGCACCAGTGCCGTGGCCACCGCGCCGAGGCCGAACAGGGTCGCGGCCAGCGCGAGCCGCTGGGTCGGGGTGAACAGCACGCGCAACCGCGACAACCCCAGGGCGCCACAGACGGCGCCGAGCCCCAGCGCGCCCAGCAGCAGGCCGTAGCCGTCGGAGGACAGCCCGAGCCGGGAGTGCGCGATCACCGGCAGCAGCGACCACACCGCGCTGGCCGGGGCGATGAACAGGATCGCCCGGAACAGCACCCGCCGGATCGCGGGCGCGGCGCGAATGAAGCGGGTACCGGCTTGCAGGGCGGCGAGCGGCCGTTCGCTGGGCAGCGTGCGTTCCTTGGTGGGCCACTTCGAGACCAGCAGCACCGCGACGATCCCGATGAACGAGAGCGTGTTGAACCCGAACACCACGGTCGGTCCGGCCACCGAGACGATCACGCCCGCGATCGCGGGTCCGACCGCCCGCCCGATATTGATGCTCATGCTGCCCAGCGCCGCCGCCGAGGTGATCTGGTCGCGCGGCACCAGTTCCGGCTGGATCGCCTGCCAGGCGGGGGCGGTGAGCGCCTGCCCGCAGCCGAGCAGGAACAGCAGCGCCAGCAGCACCGCCGGAGTGGTGTGGCCGGTCGCGGTGAACACGGTCAGCGTCAGCGCGGCCAGCGCCATCCCCGCCTGCGCGCCGATCAGCAGGCGGCGCCGGTCGACGAGGTCGGCCAGGACCCCCGACGGAATCGACAGCAACATCACCGGCAGGGCGAGCGCGGTCTGGACGAAGGCCACCAACGCGGCCGCGTTGGGTTCCTCGACCAGGATCCACTGGGCGCCGACGGTCTGCATCCACGTGCCCAGGTTCGACACCAGCTGGGCGATCCAGAGCGCCCGGTACACCGGAGAACGCAAGGGTGCCCAGGTCGACATCCGCTCGGCGGGCACGCTGCTCACCCGCCGAGCATATCCCTGGCGACCGCCCCCGCTCGCCACGCGAGCGCGATGTCCGATCGGCTGTTAACGCCGGCGGGCGCGCGAACGATCTTGCCCAGTTGCTCCATTCACTCGGGGGGAGCACACGTTTCATCGGAGGGAACCGCACATGTCTCAGCCCGGCCAGCCGCACCATGCCCAGTGGCAGCCCCAACCCGGCGGTTATCCGCAGCCGGGTGGCTACCCACCGCCGCCGCAGAAGAAGGTGTGGCCCTGGGTCCTCGGCGCCGTCCTGCTCGTGCTGTTCCTGATCGTCGGCGGGTGCGTCGCGTTCATCGGCGTCGTCGCGAACGAGATCGACAAGGAGTCCCAGCGCGAGGTGACGGTGACCTACGAAGCGGGCGGCACCGGTACCGCGTCGATCACCTACGCGGGCAAGGGCCTCGACCTCGGCCAGGAATCCGACGTAGCGCTGCCCTGGTCGAAGGACGTCGAGCTCGACGGCCTGGTCAAGTTCGTCTCGCTGAACGTGCGCGCGGACAGCGCGGGTGGCGAGGTGACGTGCACGATCACCGCGAACGGGAAGATCATCGCGCAGGACAAGGCCAGTGGCCCGATGGCGCTCGCCAGCTGCTCGGGTGACGCGGGAATCACCGGATAGATCCGTATCATCGGCTACATGTCGGCAATCCCACTGCGTCTAGCTGTCCTTCTCGTGCTGACCGCCCTGGCGGCCACGGCCTGCGGCTCGTCCGATGACGAACCCACCGACGACTCCGCCACCCCGATGGGACACACCTACATCTCCACCGAGGTCGTCGGTGACCAGATCCCCGGCGGCGGCCCGATGACGCTCGGCTTCGCCGACGGCCGGATCTCGGCCGACTCGGGCTGCAACGGCGCCAGTGGCGCGGTCGACCTCACCGGCAACGTCCTGAGCGTGTCCGGTCTGGCGGGCACCCTGATGGCCTGTCCCGGTGACCGAGGAGGCGCCGACGCCTGGCAGAACTCCTTCCTGGAATCCGGTCCCACCTGGCGTCTGGACGGCGACCGGCTGACGCTGACCGGGGAGACCGTCACCGTGCACCTCACCGACAAGAAGATCGTCACCCCCGATCGACCGCTGCTCGGCACCACCTGGATCGTCACCACGCTGCTCACCCCGGACGCGCAGATCCGCTCCACCGTGCTCGACGAGGTGAGTCCGAACCTGACCATCGGCGAGGACGGCACCGTCAGCGGCATGGCAGGCTGCAACCGGATCACCGGCACCGCGGGTGTCGGGCCCGGCGACGCGGTGAACTTCGCCGTCGCGACCACCAGGATGATGTGCGCACCCGACGTGATGGAGGTCGAGCAGAACGTGCTCGCCGCCCTGGACGGCCGCACCACCGCAACGGTCGACGCCGACACTCTCACCCTGCGCAACGACAAC
Proteins encoded in this window:
- the secG gene encoding preprotein translocase subunit SecG; amino-acid sequence: MSLFLDILLVVTSLLLVLLVLLHRAKGGGLSSLFGGGVQSSLSGSTVVEKNLTRLTIFVGIVWVIAILGIGLEIKFG
- a CDS encoding MFS transporter, whose product is MSTWAPLRSPVYRALWIAQLVSNLGTWMQTVGAQWILVEEPNAAALVAFVQTALALPVMLLSIPSGVLADLVDRRRLLIGAQAGMALAALTLTVFTATGHTTPAVLLALLFLLGCGQALTAPAWQAIQPELVPRDQITSAAALGSMSINIGRAVGPAIAGVIVSVAGPTVVFGFNTLSFIGIVAVLLVSKWPTKERTLPSERPLAALQAGTRFIRAAPAIRRVLFRAILFIAPASAVWSLLPVIAHSRLGLSSDGYGLLLGALGLGAVCGALGLSRLRVLFTPTQRLALAATLFGLGAVATALVPSVPVVVVLLVGAGLAWLLAMSTLNSTMQLLLPAWVRARGLSVYMLVFMGGQAIGSLLWGLVAGAYGAVTALLIAAALLACCAVSTLWWPIRHNVEDIDLSPAAFWPEPQLVVEPEPEDGPVLVMRGYDVPPERVAEFTTAMALVGRSRQRTGAMEWRLYRDVGTIDRFVEAFVVRSWAEHMHQHQVRLTARDQEIEQTVADFAAGPQTVAHLVAVEPG
- a CDS encoding MmpS family transport accessory protein, which codes for MSQPGQPHHAQWQPQPGGYPQPGGYPPPPQKKVWPWVLGAVLLVLFLIVGGCVAFIGVVANEIDKESQREVTVTYEAGGTGTASITYAGKGLDLGQESDVALPWSKDVELDGLVKFVSLNVRADSAGGEVTCTITANGKIIAQDKASGPMALASCSGDAGITG
- a CDS encoding META domain-containing protein — translated: MSAIPLRLAVLLVLTALAATACGSSDDEPTDDSATPMGHTYISTEVVGDQIPGGGPMTLGFADGRISADSGCNGASGAVDLTGNVLSVSGLAGTLMACPGDRGGADAWQNSFLESGPTWRLDGDRLTLTGETVTVHLTDKKIVTPDRPLLGTTWIVTTLLTPDAQIRSTVLDEVSPNLTIGEDGTVSGMAGCNRITGTAGVGPGDAVNFAVATTRMMCAPDVMEVEQNVLAALDGRTTATVDADTLTLRNDNGHGLVLRAQ